In Acanthochromis polyacanthus isolate Apoly-LR-REF ecotype Palm Island chromosome 18, KAUST_Apoly_ChrSc, whole genome shotgun sequence, the following proteins share a genomic window:
- the ugcg gene encoding ceramide glucosyltransferase, whose amino-acid sequence MAVLEVAMQGLAVFGFILFLVLWLMHFMSIIYVRLHLHRKRSEVKQPFVQLVGVSLLKPLKGVDPNLISNLETFFTLDYPKYEILLCVQDQDDPAVDVCKKLLGKYPNVDARLFIGGKKVGINPKINNLMPGYEAAKYGLVWICDSGIRVKPDTLTDLTNQMTEKVGLVHGLPYVADRQGFAATLEQVYFGTSHPRSYISANVTGIKCVTGMSCLMRKDVLDQAGGLVAFAQYIAEDYFMAKAIADRGWKFSMATQVALQNSGSYSIGQFQSRMIRWTKLRINMLPGTVLEPVSECFLASLIIGWAAHYVFRWDMMVFFMCHCLAWFLFDYVQLTGVQGGPLCFSKLDFAVAWFIRESMAVQIFLSALWDPTISWRTGRYRLRCGGTAEEILDV is encoded by the exons GCGTCTCCATCTCCACAGGAAGAGATCAGAGGTGAAGCAGCCGTTTGTGCAGCTGGTTGGAGTTTCTCTGCTGAAGCCTCTGAAGGGCGTTGACCCGAACCTCATCTCCAACCTGGAGACGTTTTTTACCCTGGACTACCCCAAG TACGAGATCCTGCTGTGCGTTCAGGACCAGGACGATCCGGCTGTTGACGTCTGTAAGAAGCTGTTGGGAAAATACCCCAATGTTGACGCTCGACTATTCATCG GGGGCAAGAAAGTTGGAATCAACCCCAAGATCAACAACCTGATGCCAGGCTACGAGGCGGCCAAGTACGGCCTGGTGTGGATCTGCGACAGCGGCATCAGAG TGAAGCCGGACACTCTGACAGatctgaccaatcagatgaCGGAGAAGGTGGGGTTGGTCCATGGGTTGCCGTACGTCGCTGACCGCCAAGGGTTCGCCGCCACTCTGGAGCAG GTGTACTTCGGGACGTCCCACCCTCGCTCCTACATCTCGGCTAACGTGACGGGGATAAAGTGCGTGACGGGGATGTCGTGTCTGATGAGGAAGGACGTGTTGGATCAGGCCGGTGGATTGGTGGCCTTCGCCCAGTACATCGCCGAGGATTACTTCATGGCTAAAGCTATCGCTGACAG AGGGTGGAAGTTCTCCATGGCAACACAGGTGGCGCTGCAGAACTCTGGGTCGTACTCGATTGGCCAGTTCCAGTCCCGCATGATCAG GTGGACCAAGCTGAGGATCAACATGCTTCCTGGGACCGTCCTGGAGCCCGTCTCTGAGTGCTTCCTGGCCAGCCTCATCATTGGCTGGGCCGCTCACTACGTCTTCAG GTGGGACATGATGGTGTTCTTCATGTGTCACTGTCTGGCCTGGTTTCTGTTCGACTACGTCCAGCTGACTGGAGTTCAG GGCGGCCCGCTGTGCTTCTCCAAGCTGGACTTCGCCGTGGCCTGGTTCATTCGGGAGTCGATGGCGGTTCAGATCTTCCTGTCGGCTCTGTGGGACCCAACGATCAGCTGGAGAACCGGACGGTACCGGCTGCGCTGCGGAGGAACCGCCGAGGAGATCCTGGACGTCTAG